One genomic window of Corythoichthys intestinalis isolate RoL2023-P3 chromosome 18, ASM3026506v1, whole genome shotgun sequence includes the following:
- the shroom1 gene encoding protein Shroom1 isoform X2: protein MSNVDLHPLSLPVNRLSPARSNSSIVEQFAHHQHGKGDSAYSSFSGGSNAPDYPPSLHFPDDLQSSSFSHYADLKYIKSMYHPTQGLQANAKTMDQLYRSMEVISQNYRNSTYKQNGNASFYNNDKTMSKMPHRGPSQGDYTPIGPHPIPSRPTNFTAAKNVENGKGQHNSDTQQLRSQTNHHLGNVPQTGMAKPETVNSVISPKMYSDHRAVPAVEVQQLPSTHSHCPSYEQNTVPVNHPNLFIQDNKAPSQQQKSMNFPKRSPPKGTSQSEHSKLSSGGRSTSQDHSHTDGVRSEFDDLRNGLHSAYDRSISEPVRVSSPWTADQTGFINSSITHKGQFYFVTGMYKQSEARMRKHSASVSGSEAASECSTLSERPRERERCHSTMENLFIPIKQVLDERGKDTIPRSSDQENHKPASLSTRSSQSLDSFEEIDTESREIGRHTTTNPIFYCGPEKNSPHSTLQTKDVTSLNFSEPSKQLKGKEQLKKGIRQPLTDVASDRINKETTPLLYHLTEANRTTFKSKMDAEFVVTDKETTRNATCVTDVSVKNGKPPQGDTTKNDTGVVDTLSCNTLDDSYKKYYKEKLKDAQSKVLKETSFKRRDLQLASSHRPRPKPELRSPVIHSFSPSQDSETSTDTITPSVVSEDTERGSIVEEVRQSPKQMNTMTERENRGSANVAQPQVASRIGGRKRLTPEQKKMCYSEPEKLNQLGGGPSHSACRSFGNESDSLYEMDGDWQDHLQPREQGLVAARRKLFETRGRAQSAPSASRTNLKHLQHQALVEYMERKTGQKVAEPQQPGPQVLVPPRQRHSLGERPFDWVPRPLSASTEGNPLKKKLNRPQSAGRILDSSTSSVRYAQFFSAQPSPGPPAGQSNQTRWKERQYRSHGMYASMESLLDQPEAPIFRNRSTSTPHPFQALGVNKNVPVNSTETCSVQKSMSSTPDAHRQIRVVAQRGKSMEELGASKLTRLSTLSKSSEQLDQACREVGNSSLFAEVKEAQGMERGWKKYALNLAKKETDISDLKGPAQFDTEKKSNLNPASDPAPVDGEEIGLKPTTGRRNLSGSHSPTSCWSSRGKRKSSGSRSPPTDKFLSSKPPLEVSHCLGGQETIEREVRSTMFSTTQMKQPCENKMDSRGVHSSPDQSVVEASKDVQPPAHEVSLSCGVTTDPSLWIFPSEEDQPKEDVKMPKSDFNESSISCQKTEASVSTGTSISDEQAAEEKKPKRVDSDSRDNQEIEDSGITEVETSSSENPAKRPSWEELVEAVVKVDQSLTPALYPLTNRKTALMLMEQLLSEDTLLMEEHYKKKQEQKEAAESCETKSPPSQDGLKAASSTHDPASKKSMLVCYIEEHLGSLEETRDALQVEIQDNVAHGKALEALVRERCLPLELERYNLFIGDLERVVNLLLCLSARLARVQNALSTVDEETDAEEKQSLDSRHRLLCKQREDAKDLKDNLDRRESLVSTFLSRQLSAEQVRDYRRFVQTKASLLIRRKDLEEKTRLCEEQLEALAKSLRF from the exons CAGTCTAGTTCTTTCAGCCACTATGCTGACCTTAAGTATATAAAGTCCATGTATCATCCTACCCAGGGTTTGCAGGCTAACGCAAAGACCATGGACCAGTTATATCGTTCTATGGAGGTGATCTCGCAGAACTATCGCAATAGTACTTACAAGCAGAATGGAAATGCTAGTTTTTATAACAATGACAAAACAATGTCAAAGATGCCTCATAGGGGTCCATCCCAAGGGGATTACACTCCCATTGGTCCACACCCAATCCCATCACGACCAACTAATTTTACAGCTGCTAAAAACGTAGAAAACGGCAAGGGTCAGCACAATTCTGACACTCAACAGCTCAGATCCCAAACTAATCATCATCTAGGGAATGTCCCCCAAACCGGGATGGCTAAGCCAGAGACAGTCAACTCTGTCATCAGTCCCAAAATGTACTCGGATCACAGAGCGGTGCCAGCAGTGGAGGTTCAGCAACTCCCAAGCACTCACTCTCACTGTCCCTCTTATGAACAAAACACGGTCCCCGTGAACCACCCCAATCTTTTCATCCAGGACAACAAAGCTCCCTCTCAGCAGCAGAAGTCCATGAACTTCCCGAAACGATCACCTCCCAAAGGTACAAGCCAATCTGAACACTCTAAGTTATCAAGCGGGGGCAGAAGTACCAGTCAGGATCACAGTCATACCGATGGTGTCAGAAGCGAGTTCGACGATCTGCGCAATGGGTTGCATTCCGCTTACGATAGGAGCATTTCAGAGCCAGTCCGTGTTTCCAGTCCTTGGACCGCTGATCAGACAGGCTTTATCAACAGCAGCATCACGCATAAGGGTCAGTTCTACTTCGTCACAGGAATGTATAAGCAATCCGAAGCCAGAATGAGAAAACATTCTGCATCTGTGAGTGGGTCTGAAGCCGCAAGTGAATGCTCTACTTTGTCGGAGAGaccaagagagagagaaagatgtCACAGCACAATGGAAAATTTATTTATACCCATAAAACAAGTCCTGGATGAAAGAGGCAAGGACACCATCCCAAGAAGTTCAGATCAAGAGAATCACAAACCCGCTTCCCTTTCGACACGGTCCTCTCAGAGTTTGGATTCCTTTGAAGAAATTGACACCGAGAGTCGAGAGATTGGGCGCCATACCACAACCAATCCGATATTTTACTGCGGGCCTGAGAAAAACTCCCCACATTCGACTTTACAAACAAAGGATGTAACTTCACTGAACTTCAGTGAGCCATCTAAGCAGCTGAAGGGAAAAGAGCAATTAAAGAAGGGTATAAGACAGCCACTGACAGATGTAGCCAGTGATAGGATAAACAAAGAAACCACCCCTCTTCTCTACCATCTCACTGAAGCTAACAGAACAACATTTAAGTCAAAAATGGATGCTGAATTTGTTGTGACTGATAAAGAAACAACACGAAACGCAACTTGTGTTACTGATGTGTCTGTAAAGAACGGAAAACCTCCGCAAGGTGACACGACCAAGAACGACACAGGGGTAGTCGATACTCTTTCTTGTAACACCCTGGATGACTCCTATAAAAAGTACTACAAGGAGAAGTTAAAGGACGCCCAATCTAAAGTCCTGAAGGAGACATCATTTAAAAGAAGGGATCTGCAACTGGCATCAAGCCATCGCCCCAGGCCAAAACCTGAACTGAGATCACCGGTGATTCACTCGTTCTCCCCATCACAAGATTCTGAAACATCCACAGATACTATTACCCCGTCCGTTGTCTCTGAGGATACAGAGAGAGGGAGCATAGTGGAAGAGGTGAGGCAGAGTCCTAAGCAGATGAACACAATGACGGAAAGAGAAAATAGGGGCTCCGCAAATGTGGCCCAGCCTCAGGTGGCGTCTCGAATCGGGGGCCGAAAGCGATTGACTCCGGAGCAGAAAAAGATGTGCTACTCTGAACCTGAGAAGCTCAACCAGCTCGGTGGTGGCCCCAGCCACTCGGCTTGTCGCTCCTTTGGCAATGAAAGCGACAGCCTGTACGAAATGGACGGCGACTGGCAGGATCATTTGCAACCAAGAGAGCAGGGACTCGTAGCAGCGCGTAGAAAGTTGTTTGAGACGCGGGGTCGTGCCCAATCAGCCCCTAGCGCTTCAAGAACAAACTTGAAGCACCTGCAACACCAGGCGCTGGTGGAATACATGGAACGCAAAACGGGTCAGAAAGTTGCGGAACCGCAGCAACCAGGTCCTCAGGTACTAGTACCTCCCAGACAGAGACACTCTCTGGGAGAAAGACCATTTGACTGGGTTCCTAGGCCTTTATCTGCAAGTACCGAGGGCAATCCTCTAAAAAAGAAACTAAATAGACCCCAGTCTGCAGGACGCATCCTTGATTCCTCCACCAGCTCTGTCAG GTACGCCCAGTTCTTCTCAGCACAACCTTCTCCAGGTCCACCTGCAGGTCAGTCAAACCAAACTAGATGGAAGGAAAGACAATATCGATCGCATGGCATGTATGCATCTATGGAGAGTCTCTTGGACCAACCTGAAGCACCAATTTTCAGGAACAGATCCACATCCACACCACATCCATTCCAG GCACTTGGAGTCAATAAAAATGTACCAGTTAATTCCACCGAAACCTGCAG CGTCCAGAAGAGTATGAGCTCTACGCCAGACGCCCATCGTCAAATCCGTGTGGTCGCACAAAGGGGGAAGTCCATGGAAGAACTTGGGGCATCCAAGTTAacaaggctgtccactctcaGTAAAAGTTCTGAGCAGCTGGATCAGGCGTGCCGAGAAGTGGGTAACAGTTCACTCTTTGCTGAAGTCAAAGAAGCTCAGGGGATGGAAAGAGGGTGGAAGAAGTATGCGTTAAATCTCGCGAAGAAAGAAACAGACATTTCTGACCTGAAGGGACCAGCACAATTCGATACAGAGAAAAAGTCCAATCTGAATCCAGCCTCTGATCCAGCGCCGGTAGATGGGGAGGAAATTGGACTTAAGCCAACGACAGGAAGAAGAAACTTGAGCGGATCCCACTCCCCGACTTCTTGCTGGTCCTCTAGGGGCAAAAGGAAATCTTCTGGATCTCGCAGTCCTCCCACAGATAAGTTCCTGTCTAGCAAACCTCCCTTGGAGGTATCTCATTGCCTTGGAGGCCAAGAGACCATTGAAAGGGAGGTCAGGTCTACCATGTTTTCCACTACGCAGATGAAACAACCATGTGAAAACAAAATGGACTCCAG GGGTGTCCACAGTTCTCCCGACCAGTCAGTGGTCGAAGCAAGCAAAGACGTCCAACCCCCTGCCCATGAAGTGTCCCTAAGCTGTGGCGTGACCACAGATCCGTCCTTGTGGATCTTTCCTTCAGAGGAGGATCAGCCCAAAGAGGACGTGAAGATGCCAAAATCTGATTTTAATGAGTCTTCCATCTCCTGTCAGAAAACTGAAGCCTCCGTGTCTACCGGCACATCCATTTCTGATGAGCAGGCTGCAGAGGAGAAAAAACCCAAACGGGTGGACAGTGATTCCAGAGATAATCAGGAGATCGAGGACAGTGGTATAACAGAGGTAGAAACTTCAAGTTCGGAGAATCCTGCCAAGAGGCCGTCatgggaggagctggttgaggcCGTGGTCAAGGTAGACCAGTCACTTACCCCCGCGCTCTATCCGCTAACCAATCGTAAGACGGCGCTTATGTTGATGGAACAACTGCTATCTGAGGACACGCTGCTGATGGAGGAGCACTACAAGAAGAAACAGGAGCAGAAAGAAGCTGCAGAAAG ttgTGAAACCAAGTCACCACCGTCACAGGACGGCTTGAAAGCTGCAAGCAGCACACACGATCCCGCTAGCAAGAAG AGTATGCTGGTGTGCTACATCGAGGAGCATCTGGGCTCGCTGGAGGAGACGCGGGACGCCCTTCAAGTGGAGATCCAGGACAACGTGGCCCACGGCAAGGCTCTGGAGGCTCTGGTCCGCGAGCGTTGTCTGCCCCTGGAGCTGGAGAGGTACAACCTGTTCATCGGGGACCTGGAGAGGGTGGTCAACCTGCTTCTGTGCCTCTCCGCCCGGCTGGCCAGGGTGCAGAACGCCCTGAGCACTGTGGATGAGGAAACGGATGCTGAGGAGAAG CAATCTCTGGACAGCCGTCACCGTTTGCTCTGCAAGCAACGAGAGGACGCCAAAGACCTTAAGGACAACCTGGACCGCCGGGAGAGCCTGGTGTCCACCTTCCTGTCACGACAGCTGAGCGCCGAGCAGGTGCGCGACTATCGGCGTTTCGTGCAGACCAAGGCCTCGCTGCTTATTCGCCGCAAGGACCTGGAGGAGAAGACCAGGCTCTGCGAGGAGCAGCTGGAGGCCCTCGCCAAAAGCCTCCGCTTCTGA
- the shroom1 gene encoding protein Shroom1 isoform X1, which translates to MDSYSFHFERMSNVDLHPLSLPVNRLSPARSNSSIVEQFAHHQHGKGDSAYSSFSGGSNAPDYPPSLHFPDDLQSSSFSHYADLKYIKSMYHPTQGLQANAKTMDQLYRSMEVISQNYRNSTYKQNGNASFYNNDKTMSKMPHRGPSQGDYTPIGPHPIPSRPTNFTAAKNVENGKGQHNSDTQQLRSQTNHHLGNVPQTGMAKPETVNSVISPKMYSDHRAVPAVEVQQLPSTHSHCPSYEQNTVPVNHPNLFIQDNKAPSQQQKSMNFPKRSPPKGTSQSEHSKLSSGGRSTSQDHSHTDGVRSEFDDLRNGLHSAYDRSISEPVRVSSPWTADQTGFINSSITHKGQFYFVTGMYKQSEARMRKHSASVSGSEAASECSTLSERPRERERCHSTMENLFIPIKQVLDERGKDTIPRSSDQENHKPASLSTRSSQSLDSFEEIDTESREIGRHTTTNPIFYCGPEKNSPHSTLQTKDVTSLNFSEPSKQLKGKEQLKKGIRQPLTDVASDRINKETTPLLYHLTEANRTTFKSKMDAEFVVTDKETTRNATCVTDVSVKNGKPPQGDTTKNDTGVVDTLSCNTLDDSYKKYYKEKLKDAQSKVLKETSFKRRDLQLASSHRPRPKPELRSPVIHSFSPSQDSETSTDTITPSVVSEDTERGSIVEEVRQSPKQMNTMTERENRGSANVAQPQVASRIGGRKRLTPEQKKMCYSEPEKLNQLGGGPSHSACRSFGNESDSLYEMDGDWQDHLQPREQGLVAARRKLFETRGRAQSAPSASRTNLKHLQHQALVEYMERKTGQKVAEPQQPGPQVLVPPRQRHSLGERPFDWVPRPLSASTEGNPLKKKLNRPQSAGRILDSSTSSVRYAQFFSAQPSPGPPAGQSNQTRWKERQYRSHGMYASMESLLDQPEAPIFRNRSTSTPHPFQALGVNKNVPVNSTETCSVQKSMSSTPDAHRQIRVVAQRGKSMEELGASKLTRLSTLSKSSEQLDQACREVGNSSLFAEVKEAQGMERGWKKYALNLAKKETDISDLKGPAQFDTEKKSNLNPASDPAPVDGEEIGLKPTTGRRNLSGSHSPTSCWSSRGKRKSSGSRSPPTDKFLSSKPPLEVSHCLGGQETIEREVRSTMFSTTQMKQPCENKMDSRGVHSSPDQSVVEASKDVQPPAHEVSLSCGVTTDPSLWIFPSEEDQPKEDVKMPKSDFNESSISCQKTEASVSTGTSISDEQAAEEKKPKRVDSDSRDNQEIEDSGITEVETSSSENPAKRPSWEELVEAVVKVDQSLTPALYPLTNRKTALMLMEQLLSEDTLLMEEHYKKKQEQKEAAESCETKSPPSQDGLKAASSTHDPASKKSMLVCYIEEHLGSLEETRDALQVEIQDNVAHGKALEALVRERCLPLELERYNLFIGDLERVVNLLLCLSARLARVQNALSTVDEETDAEEKQSLDSRHRLLCKQREDAKDLKDNLDRRESLVSTFLSRQLSAEQVRDYRRFVQTKASLLIRRKDLEEKTRLCEEQLEALAKSLRF; encoded by the exons CAGTCTAGTTCTTTCAGCCACTATGCTGACCTTAAGTATATAAAGTCCATGTATCATCCTACCCAGGGTTTGCAGGCTAACGCAAAGACCATGGACCAGTTATATCGTTCTATGGAGGTGATCTCGCAGAACTATCGCAATAGTACTTACAAGCAGAATGGAAATGCTAGTTTTTATAACAATGACAAAACAATGTCAAAGATGCCTCATAGGGGTCCATCCCAAGGGGATTACACTCCCATTGGTCCACACCCAATCCCATCACGACCAACTAATTTTACAGCTGCTAAAAACGTAGAAAACGGCAAGGGTCAGCACAATTCTGACACTCAACAGCTCAGATCCCAAACTAATCATCATCTAGGGAATGTCCCCCAAACCGGGATGGCTAAGCCAGAGACAGTCAACTCTGTCATCAGTCCCAAAATGTACTCGGATCACAGAGCGGTGCCAGCAGTGGAGGTTCAGCAACTCCCAAGCACTCACTCTCACTGTCCCTCTTATGAACAAAACACGGTCCCCGTGAACCACCCCAATCTTTTCATCCAGGACAACAAAGCTCCCTCTCAGCAGCAGAAGTCCATGAACTTCCCGAAACGATCACCTCCCAAAGGTACAAGCCAATCTGAACACTCTAAGTTATCAAGCGGGGGCAGAAGTACCAGTCAGGATCACAGTCATACCGATGGTGTCAGAAGCGAGTTCGACGATCTGCGCAATGGGTTGCATTCCGCTTACGATAGGAGCATTTCAGAGCCAGTCCGTGTTTCCAGTCCTTGGACCGCTGATCAGACAGGCTTTATCAACAGCAGCATCACGCATAAGGGTCAGTTCTACTTCGTCACAGGAATGTATAAGCAATCCGAAGCCAGAATGAGAAAACATTCTGCATCTGTGAGTGGGTCTGAAGCCGCAAGTGAATGCTCTACTTTGTCGGAGAGaccaagagagagagaaagatgtCACAGCACAATGGAAAATTTATTTATACCCATAAAACAAGTCCTGGATGAAAGAGGCAAGGACACCATCCCAAGAAGTTCAGATCAAGAGAATCACAAACCCGCTTCCCTTTCGACACGGTCCTCTCAGAGTTTGGATTCCTTTGAAGAAATTGACACCGAGAGTCGAGAGATTGGGCGCCATACCACAACCAATCCGATATTTTACTGCGGGCCTGAGAAAAACTCCCCACATTCGACTTTACAAACAAAGGATGTAACTTCACTGAACTTCAGTGAGCCATCTAAGCAGCTGAAGGGAAAAGAGCAATTAAAGAAGGGTATAAGACAGCCACTGACAGATGTAGCCAGTGATAGGATAAACAAAGAAACCACCCCTCTTCTCTACCATCTCACTGAAGCTAACAGAACAACATTTAAGTCAAAAATGGATGCTGAATTTGTTGTGACTGATAAAGAAACAACACGAAACGCAACTTGTGTTACTGATGTGTCTGTAAAGAACGGAAAACCTCCGCAAGGTGACACGACCAAGAACGACACAGGGGTAGTCGATACTCTTTCTTGTAACACCCTGGATGACTCCTATAAAAAGTACTACAAGGAGAAGTTAAAGGACGCCCAATCTAAAGTCCTGAAGGAGACATCATTTAAAAGAAGGGATCTGCAACTGGCATCAAGCCATCGCCCCAGGCCAAAACCTGAACTGAGATCACCGGTGATTCACTCGTTCTCCCCATCACAAGATTCTGAAACATCCACAGATACTATTACCCCGTCCGTTGTCTCTGAGGATACAGAGAGAGGGAGCATAGTGGAAGAGGTGAGGCAGAGTCCTAAGCAGATGAACACAATGACGGAAAGAGAAAATAGGGGCTCCGCAAATGTGGCCCAGCCTCAGGTGGCGTCTCGAATCGGGGGCCGAAAGCGATTGACTCCGGAGCAGAAAAAGATGTGCTACTCTGAACCTGAGAAGCTCAACCAGCTCGGTGGTGGCCCCAGCCACTCGGCTTGTCGCTCCTTTGGCAATGAAAGCGACAGCCTGTACGAAATGGACGGCGACTGGCAGGATCATTTGCAACCAAGAGAGCAGGGACTCGTAGCAGCGCGTAGAAAGTTGTTTGAGACGCGGGGTCGTGCCCAATCAGCCCCTAGCGCTTCAAGAACAAACTTGAAGCACCTGCAACACCAGGCGCTGGTGGAATACATGGAACGCAAAACGGGTCAGAAAGTTGCGGAACCGCAGCAACCAGGTCCTCAGGTACTAGTACCTCCCAGACAGAGACACTCTCTGGGAGAAAGACCATTTGACTGGGTTCCTAGGCCTTTATCTGCAAGTACCGAGGGCAATCCTCTAAAAAAGAAACTAAATAGACCCCAGTCTGCAGGACGCATCCTTGATTCCTCCACCAGCTCTGTCAG GTACGCCCAGTTCTTCTCAGCACAACCTTCTCCAGGTCCACCTGCAGGTCAGTCAAACCAAACTAGATGGAAGGAAAGACAATATCGATCGCATGGCATGTATGCATCTATGGAGAGTCTCTTGGACCAACCTGAAGCACCAATTTTCAGGAACAGATCCACATCCACACCACATCCATTCCAG GCACTTGGAGTCAATAAAAATGTACCAGTTAATTCCACCGAAACCTGCAG CGTCCAGAAGAGTATGAGCTCTACGCCAGACGCCCATCGTCAAATCCGTGTGGTCGCACAAAGGGGGAAGTCCATGGAAGAACTTGGGGCATCCAAGTTAacaaggctgtccactctcaGTAAAAGTTCTGAGCAGCTGGATCAGGCGTGCCGAGAAGTGGGTAACAGTTCACTCTTTGCTGAAGTCAAAGAAGCTCAGGGGATGGAAAGAGGGTGGAAGAAGTATGCGTTAAATCTCGCGAAGAAAGAAACAGACATTTCTGACCTGAAGGGACCAGCACAATTCGATACAGAGAAAAAGTCCAATCTGAATCCAGCCTCTGATCCAGCGCCGGTAGATGGGGAGGAAATTGGACTTAAGCCAACGACAGGAAGAAGAAACTTGAGCGGATCCCACTCCCCGACTTCTTGCTGGTCCTCTAGGGGCAAAAGGAAATCTTCTGGATCTCGCAGTCCTCCCACAGATAAGTTCCTGTCTAGCAAACCTCCCTTGGAGGTATCTCATTGCCTTGGAGGCCAAGAGACCATTGAAAGGGAGGTCAGGTCTACCATGTTTTCCACTACGCAGATGAAACAACCATGTGAAAACAAAATGGACTCCAG GGGTGTCCACAGTTCTCCCGACCAGTCAGTGGTCGAAGCAAGCAAAGACGTCCAACCCCCTGCCCATGAAGTGTCCCTAAGCTGTGGCGTGACCACAGATCCGTCCTTGTGGATCTTTCCTTCAGAGGAGGATCAGCCCAAAGAGGACGTGAAGATGCCAAAATCTGATTTTAATGAGTCTTCCATCTCCTGTCAGAAAACTGAAGCCTCCGTGTCTACCGGCACATCCATTTCTGATGAGCAGGCTGCAGAGGAGAAAAAACCCAAACGGGTGGACAGTGATTCCAGAGATAATCAGGAGATCGAGGACAGTGGTATAACAGAGGTAGAAACTTCAAGTTCGGAGAATCCTGCCAAGAGGCCGTCatgggaggagctggttgaggcCGTGGTCAAGGTAGACCAGTCACTTACCCCCGCGCTCTATCCGCTAACCAATCGTAAGACGGCGCTTATGTTGATGGAACAACTGCTATCTGAGGACACGCTGCTGATGGAGGAGCACTACAAGAAGAAACAGGAGCAGAAAGAAGCTGCAGAAAG ttgTGAAACCAAGTCACCACCGTCACAGGACGGCTTGAAAGCTGCAAGCAGCACACACGATCCCGCTAGCAAGAAG AGTATGCTGGTGTGCTACATCGAGGAGCATCTGGGCTCGCTGGAGGAGACGCGGGACGCCCTTCAAGTGGAGATCCAGGACAACGTGGCCCACGGCAAGGCTCTGGAGGCTCTGGTCCGCGAGCGTTGTCTGCCCCTGGAGCTGGAGAGGTACAACCTGTTCATCGGGGACCTGGAGAGGGTGGTCAACCTGCTTCTGTGCCTCTCCGCCCGGCTGGCCAGGGTGCAGAACGCCCTGAGCACTGTGGATGAGGAAACGGATGCTGAGGAGAAG CAATCTCTGGACAGCCGTCACCGTTTGCTCTGCAAGCAACGAGAGGACGCCAAAGACCTTAAGGACAACCTGGACCGCCGGGAGAGCCTGGTGTCCACCTTCCTGTCACGACAGCTGAGCGCCGAGCAGGTGCGCGACTATCGGCGTTTCGTGCAGACCAAGGCCTCGCTGCTTATTCGCCGCAAGGACCTGGAGGAGAAGACCAGGCTCTGCGAGGAGCAGCTGGAGGCCCTCGCCAAAAGCCTCCGCTTCTGA